GGATTATTTTGCCCTCTATGGGCATTTGAATACCAGAAAACTCATCAGAGAGCATCATACCCACATAAACGTATCAAGACATGCATctggcagagaaggaagaagaaaagttcCTCGTTTGTCAGCTTCTAAGAATGGAATTAGAAAATAGAGACCAGAAAAGCTAAAGCAGCAGAGTCCTGCATACCCTGTCTTTTTGACCTGGGACTTTTGTTCTCTACCTGGTGTCTCCCAAAGCATGTGCTGAGGACCTCTTCTGCAGTGtgacctctgaggaacagaGTGATCCTGGGATCAAGGCAAAAGATTAACTCTGACAGTAAAACTGCCTCATGTTAGGAATTATATGGGTTATATATTGTAAGAATAATAAACTTCTTACTGCTATTGTAGTTGGAGGGAATctcagagaagaggaaggaggctTTGAGCAATTCTGTAACAGTACCGATTGGCTCCATCTGGAGGTGACAGCTGAGATGACAGACACCGTCAGTTTGTGCAAACAGATTGTAAGCGGAGctgaaagcagagcaagaaTCTGCTCCTCAGCCCCATGCTGAAGACTTGCCCACTAAAAGCAGGTCTCCAGTCCTTTATGGCttctcttttcaaaaataaagattattgAGGATGTGGCAGTTTCTGTGCATTTGTACCTTTGGGATGGGAGGAATTTCTAGTCCCACTTCCTCTTGGTTTTCCTGGAAGGTGCCCTGGAGCCCTGATGGGTTTCTCAGTACTGCGTGAGAAAAGGCATGGAGTGAGAAGCCTCCTTACAGAGGCCCCGTCCTTCTGTCCCCGTCAGCCTGTGTGACCCCTGCTCACCCAGGGAGTGTTGCAGGAGAACAGGAAGGTTGCAATGGCAGTAAATGAACAGGCAAAatccaaccaaacaaaatccccCAAATTGGCACTGGCTTGAAAAGTTCAAGATTCCCACATGGGAGCTGGACTCAGGCCACGAACAAATAGAAGTCCAGCTCATGAGAAGTATCTAGGTTTGTCTTAAATACAGAATACAGAGCTCCAGATTGAAGCTGGGGTGGTTGTTGGTGTTGGCTCTGAAGGCCCATGACTGctaccttttcccttcccttcccttccctttctagTGACATTCCTGCATTGGACTAGATCATTACTGCATCAGAGACCAACAGGGTCACCAAAGGGCCTGGGATCTACACCAAGACACTTTATAGTTGCTCACTGCTGAGGCATGAACCTATGTACAGGAATAAACATGTGTACACATGAGAGCTCTTCTGTGTGTCCCTTAGCAGTGCGCAAAACTTCTGCTCTGAAGAATAAGAtttgattcctttttttaatccctACTTTGCCAAAACCTGCAATGATACCTGTTTTCCTTGCAAGTCCAGGACTCCAGTTACCTGCGTGCCACTTCCACACAACCCCATTTCTCTTCAGCCAGGCATGACAAAAGTTTTAACTGAGCAGGGCGGAttggctgcagcagctcccgTGGGTGCCCTCACCCTCCTCCCATCCCTGTTGAAGGTGAGCGTTGCTCCTGTGGCCATCACTAACGGATGGCATCTGCAGGAGTGAAAAGTTCCTGCTGTTCATGGCTGCTGGAAGGGGGTGATAGTGACCTGGGACACTGaggctctgcctctgctccagCTTTAGGAACACAAGGGCTGGGCACTGTTTTTCTCACCCCCCTGGATGTGCTGATCTCCTGCTGGCATGAGGTTTTTCCTCCAGTATGTGggctgtttttttgcttttttctctacCGGGTTTTTGATAGTATCTACCTGGACAGACTGCTGGATGGTGAATGCTGATGATTCCCTGGAGGTAAGATCGGGGTGAGAGAGCCTGATCACCAAAACAAATGTATCCTGGAGAGAGTCTGGTTCCCAGCATCATTGCTCCATCGCAtgtactttttcccctttgtgctGGATAAAAGtggatgaaaatgaaatgaatgactctggcaggagcaggagaaaagtgGTATTTTGTGTAATTCTCCCTGCCAGACTTTATTATCCAGACTCTATTCTCACTTAGTAAGTTCAGGAAAGATTTACAGGCTCTAGGTTTAAATATGCATGAACTAGTACTGTTATCCTGCATCTCCAGGCTGCATGGATATTTTGGAGATGTTTCTGGTTCTGTAGGTCAGGCTTCTTGGTGGAAAAGTGTAGCATGTACACCTGTGCTTTTCAAGTCTTTTTCTTAACAGACATTTAGCTATAGGGCTAGCAGAAATTCATGGGGAGCATGGGGACTGGCACTCAAAAATATCTTCTTGAACTAGTGCAGACAACAGCACTCTTATGTTAGAGAAAGGTATCATCAGCAAAAGTAAATTGCAAACAAGCGAGCAGAATGCCACTTAGAAGCAAGGCGTGCCCCAGAGACTCCAGACCCCAAACCGTTGCCATTTCTCCAGCACTCAGTACTGcaagtttgtatttttcttcccagagcaGCCAGCACTTTCTGCATATTTGAGGGCTGCAGGTCCACAGTGTGGGAATCTGCTCTCTGGCAAACTGGATACTATATGCAGTGAAGGTGAAACAACTTCCAAGACAGTTTGGATGAATATATCAGGAGGAAACTTTCTATCTGCTATCCAGCATAGGGAACCAGAAGAGCTCCTCTGCCCACAGTGATTGCAATGCAATGTTTAGCTGCATCACATCAAGTGATGAATTATCTGAAGAAAGAAGGATAAAACTGACTacaagaaaaataccttttttctctATGCCACAAGAAATCCTGACAATCTGACTGACAGTCCCACCCTGGAAGGTGGTCGTAGATCCAATACAGTGAGGTTGCTGATGGTCAGCGTGTCTGCTCAGTGAGCGTCTGCAGGGAAAACACTGGTGCTGGCTGGGATATCACTCTTCATTTATCTGTTTGTACTAGTGTACTCAGAAAAGCCAAATGGATCTCGGATTGTGGGAAAATCAGAAGAGGGAAACCCATCTCCTGAGCAAAGTGAATCCAGGAAAGAACCAGTCCATTCCGCTGAGGCTGTGTAACCTTGTCTTCTTGGCACAAAGGCACCTGCGCTGGGCTGTCGTGAAGTGCTCCATTAACACCCAGTTTGGTTATTAGCAGCCACTACTCCGACATTCCTGCTCTGAGTATGAATACTAAATAATGGAGCAAAATGCCCCCAGCCTTAATACCTGACCACTGATCTCCTTAATGGCCCTAATGACTCACTGCCTCTCTAAACAGGGGAGTGCAGGTAAACTGTCCATGGCCAGAAAGGTGTGGAGTCCACAATGACTCctgttttcagctggaaaaagggTAATTCAGGCAACTTCAACTTCAGGGGAAAGGAACTTCATCCTCCAGCATAGGAAGTTGCGTGGCTTTGACCCtggcctccagcagctggggaggatgAAGCCCTCGCTGTCATCCCGCTGGAGAGGAGCAGCCCAGGAGAAAGGGGCCAGGGAGCGCCAGGAGCAGCCGCCTCcggaggggctgcaggggcccGGGCAGCGCTCAGCTCTCACAGCCCCTCGCCTCCTCTTCAGAAACAACCAGGTTATGGCAACACCAACGGTGGTTTAAGCTGTTGCACTCTGTGTGAGCATCAATCAAGACAAGCCTGGGTCAATTTTTGCAGTAGTTTGTGCTGGAAAAAGCCCATAATCTGCGTCCCAACAAGCACTGTATTGTGTACGCAGTCCCTCCCTGTTACAGGCAGATTAAAATATTACCACTACTGTTAAACACTGCCTGTCTTACTTTCCTACTGGGCTTGTAGTCATTGTATGTTGGCACCTTTTTACAGTGCAGTAAAACGCTGTGACTAACCTTGTTCACATGTTTGTGTCCTCTGCTTTCCCCAGAAAAAGTGTGTGcttattctgtcattttttaaaattaggattattttaatattaattatgcATTATGCATAGgctataattatatatattactGTCATTATGCAGTTTATGTTTTACATGCATACTTGGGTTAGGGAAAGCAGGTCGTGGCAATGTGTTTCATAATCAAAGTGGGAGATGAGGAGTTTGGCCGTGATGCTCAGCTTCTCAGGGAGTCCTCGGCTGGAGCCAGGGAAGCTGGAACAGATTTGCTATGGAGGCAAAGAGATGATCGGGGATTAGTGCTACTAACACGGTGCACGGCTCCAGCAGTGGGATGGAGAAATCCATGCCCAAGATGACGCCCCATCCAGCCCTGGACCCTCTCCCATTTACAGCTGCAAGTTCCCCTGTGCCTGAGGGTCTGTGCTGTCTGCAAGGGCAGATGCCCAGGGGTGGTTTGGGAGCAGATTAACAACCAGAAGGACAAACCGTGCACAAAGCAGAGGGGAGCAAGGGGTGGCCAAGGAGGTTAAGGGAAGATAACAGACAGAAGAACAGCTCAGCAGTGGCTCAGACCAGCCACAGGTCCCCCCTCCAATGCCTGTTCCCATCCCTCCTGCACCAGGCCATGAGGCATTTATCCCTGGCTGGGTACGTGCTGCATAGAGATGGGCTGATCCCTGCTTCTGCCTGTGTTCAGCACTAGCACGAGTAGGTGACAACTGAAACATCtcaagaaacacaaaacatttatcAAGTTTTTGCTAGTCTGGGAAGGGGGTTGTTTCACAAGCTAGACCAGGATCACAACTGTTGCACCTTAGGATCTCTGTTTTGCCTGGAGGCTGACAAAGCCTGGAATCCTGTTAGTGTCTCTATAAATAATTTAGATGAAGATGCTGCttgtaagatttaaaaaaaacaatactaATGTGAGCAAGTGAGAAAGTAACTGAGAGTATTAGCTGAATACAGAGTAGTATGAATAAGCCTACAATGGTTTGGGAGGAACATGAAATGATATAAATACAAATGGAACAAAATGCgatttaataaaaacatgctaATTTCAAGCACAGCCTGAACAGTGGTGAGTTAAGACAGaagaggagctgcagctggatTAAGAGGGCCACAGTAAAAACTTACATCTAATACAAACATGGCAAATTGTTTTACATGACACTGTTCTCttgaaaaacacagaatcaatgaaACCAGGTTTTTCCATCACTGCTTCTCACTTTTTTTGGCgatatttttcattaaacctGCCTCAAAATTCTTGGAAGTTGTAAGTAGTTTTCATCTTCATGAAACAAAAGGTGTAGATTGTTTTCATTCAAACATGAACAGTATCTTTTTTGCCAGTCTGAAGTAGCGAGTAATTTTTACTCACCTTTCATCCACAGTGCAGTATCACAGAGAAGGTGCACAGTTTGGCTTGGACATTGTAgtgtggaaaaaatattgcGGTTGGCTACGGATTTCAATACATCCTGAATGAGAAGTTATTAAGTGGCTGAGATATGTTATTATCTGCTTTGTGATTTACACAgtgcaagaaaaatgaatttattgcATAATCCAAGAAagccccatccccttcccctgcaTGAAACCCATTCACCGGGAGAGTTTCTCCTTCCATTAACTGCAGCGGGTGTCACTGGCAGCAGCCGGGCAGGCTGGAGTCCAAAGCTGCACCGACATTAACTCTGCTCCTTGTATGAGCAATTCCAGGAATGTTTTAGAGGTGCTTGTTGCCATATTTGCATTGGTAATGAAAATACCTCCCATATTAAAGTGATTTATGGAAGGCTGGGCTGGGAATGGTATCTACGGCTTCAGGAAAGCGGAGACAATCAGCCATGATGCTACTGCAACGTCTGCCCGAGCCTGGATGTCTCAGCGATGAGTGTGGCTCAGGCACGCGTGGTCCCATAGCCGGCAGCGCATCAGGAGCCCCAGGGCCAGGATCAGCACCGGCTGCCTCTCCTTTTCCAGCCAGTGCTTACGGCTGAGTCATTTGGGGGCAGCCTTCCGCACGCCTCCGGAGAGGGGCTCACACCCACACCTCTGCTCCACAGCAAAGCGCTCCTCTATCCCTCCCCAGCCACCTCCCATCACGGGCGCCCTGCCCCTGGTGCAAGGCCTGCCCCACCAGTCACGCTCCCTTCTGAGCTGCTCCTTCTTGGCAGGAGGATGGTCTGAGGGGAGCATGGACAGCAAAGTCTCAGGTCATCTGGTCCATAGCCCTGCCCAGCTCAGCCTAGACAAACGTTTGGCAAGGAGTGATCAAACCTGCTCTTAGATCTCTCCCATCAGccaccccccagctcctcccagaAATTTCCTTCAGAATTTGTATCCTTAACAataggagggtttttttttcccctaatttttaatctgaatttcttttgctctaatttaaaaccattaacaGGGACATAGAAAACATCCTTTTTCTCCatcctgctgtttttcttcttcaagctaAACAGCTACAGGTTTGCCATCGACATAACTGGACATAACTTAGggtcttctttctcttctcaacCCACAGGTGAGTACAAAATGCCGTGGCCTGTGGTGGGAATGTGTCACAAATGTTTTTGATGGAATCCAAACTTGTGATGAGTATGACTCCATCTTCGCTGAGCATCCCGGTATGTAAGAGTCAGAGATGTTTCTATAAGTGGTGGGGACACCTGAGTGTAGACAAAACCAGCATCTGTTCTATTCAGTGGCAGATAATTTGGTGCACACACAGCcatgtttctttcctcagtGAGATATTACTCCCAGGGGAAGCTGGAGAAAGCTTCATcccagaaaacaaatgttccCGTGGCATCTGTTCCCATTACCCACCTACATTTCCATTCCTTGTGCACTACAACGATCTGCTTTTATCCTGCAGTGAAGCTGGTGCTGACCCGAGCTATGATGATCACAGCAGATATCCTGGCAGGATTtggatttctcttccttgtCCTGGGACTGGACTGTGTGAAATTCCTTCCCGATGAGCCGCTCATCAAGCTGCGCATCTGCCTGGTGTCTGGAGTTATGTTGCTCATTGCAGGTATTCCTGCGCTGTTCCTCCACCCTGCAGGACACCCTGAAAAGGCAAAGGGAGGAAGCTTTAAAGCCTTCTCTTATTTTGGGCAGAAGAGACGGTGATTTTCTAGAGGGTAAACATGGGGGAAGgatctttatttgctttatttgtgcAATATAGCTTTCTCTGTTCACTGCCTGCCCCTAACAGCACATATTAGAGTTTATCCACTTTCATTTCATATATTGATCAGGTGACTTGGGTCTGAGTTGACTGACTTCCATTTACTGGTGTTTTACTGTGAAGAAGTCAGTGTTGCTGATAAAGCAAGGAGACCTAATTACTGAAAGACTAGAAACACCTCAGCATCCTAGTTTGGTTCCTGGCTCTGCCACAGATTgtgtgaccttgggcaagtcacttACCCTGAAATCTCTGCAGCCGATCTCTAATAAAAGGATAATAACACATCTCTCCCTCCTAGGTGATAAATCACCAATTAACTGAGGTGCTTTGCTGTTACAGCCAGTGGgagaattttaaatgcaaaaataaacagactgCCAACTAGGTACCAAGTAATTTCATTTGACTTTATGCCAATATCAAGTATCAACCTCTGCTTCAGCGTAAGCAGATTTAACACATAACTCACCCCAGCTACCGGGAGCACATGTAAAGCACTTTGAGAGGTTCTTTTAAACATCCTCTGTTCACCTCCCAAAGTTTGTCTGAAAAACTCTGTCAAAGTTCTGAAAGTCAAAACAGATTAGACAATTAAATTCTTGAAGTAACTTTACAATAAGTTGATAAATGAGCTGAGAAGGGAGGAGCTTTCTGCCTTTTAATGCAGAAACCTGAGTGCTGCCAACCAGCACTCATGGTGTCCGTGAGTGCCAAGCCACGAGGTACAGCCTCCATCTGACAGCACTCAGCTGATATCCATAGGAACCAGGGTGAATCCACCAAAGTGACTGGGCTGAGACTGAACAGGGGCCAAAACCTGCCCTCCGAGGAAGGTCTTCCCATCCTAGAGTCTGACCCAGAAGACATCAGGCTATAGCTCCAGGTTTTATGTTTGTGATCTCCTCATGGTCCATCCAGGAGCTCTGTGTGGCACCTCCTTCCTGTCCGGCAGGTCTCCCAGGCATTACCGGCTCGGTGTGGTATGCTGTTGACGTCTACATGGAGCgctcctctctgctcttccaCAACGTGTTTTTGGGCATCCAGTACAAGTTTGGCTGGTCATGCTGGCTCGGCATGGCGGGGTCACTCGGCTGTTTCTTATCTGGGGCCCTGCTCACTTGCTGCACGTATCTCTTCAGAGGTGAGGAACTGTGGCAGGGCTGAAACACAGTTCAGAGATAGAGCCATCCCTCAGTGCATGCTACAGGCACACAGGGTGGGGAAAGTCCTTCAGGGACATCTTTCAGGATGGTCGCTCATCCCCACTAGCAATATATTcagctgtaaaatgggaatagtGTTATTTCAGGAACTCTAGAAAGCACATCAAAGTCTTCAGGTGGGAGCCGAGGTGTAAGTATGACATAAAATGTGTTATGTCATATCTTGGAGTGCTACTTTCTCTGCACTTTGAGGCTTTGCAGCTGAAAGTCACCAAGCACTCATTAGCAGAttctatttttctccctgtgccTCACAGAGACCAGCTCTGGAAGACTCCACTCTGCTTACTCCTTGAGGAAAGGCTATTCCTCAGCTGCGACAATTGTAACAAACATGCATTTGCCATCCTCTCAAACAGCTACTGCCAAAATGTATGCAGTGGACACcagagtgtgaggaggaggtAAGCACTCCAGAAAGAGCTCCACTTTTATGAGTAGTGGATTGCACAGAGACCCAAGCTTCTGTGGCTGTGATACAGATGCAAAGTTAAATTTCAAGGATGTACTGTATGCTACAATGTTTGCACTATGAGAGCTTCAAAAAACCTTTCCTTCAAGAAATTAATCTCTGAGAAGTTCTTGCTTTAGGGAATCCTTTTGTCTTGAGTGGTGAGGCCACTTGGATAAGCACAGACTGAAATAACCAACACAAACTTTCAGCATTTGGCTTAACACTATCAGTACGAGAGAAATAAATCAGCCACTCCTGGATCAGACCTCAGTGTTCCACAGGAAGATCCCCAAACTGTAAGATGGATCTGTTCCAGGTCTGGCAATGTGTCAACAGAAtgtgcaaagcagaaaacacaggcAAAGAGAGGGACTGATTGTCTGGCCAACATCAAGACCCTGTGCACCCAGCATGGGGGTCTGCTCCTCCTGAAGGCAGCTGCGGAGTTCAGCAGAAGATAAAGAGCTGTGTTGAATTCCTGGCCCTCTCTTTGGCCCATGAACCTCTGCACTGAGGAAACCCTGCAAATTCAGGTGCATTCTTCCCTGCAAAGTACAGTCCTTCTCAGTAAGTGTTAACAtgttgtctccatttagcctgcacccagggctaaaccaTAACCATTTGTTCtgtcacccaagacccctccccaactgagaaagggaactaggaaaaggagggagactcatgggttgaaatttaaacagatttaataaaacaagaaaaccaatatcaatactaatacagaAGACACAAAATTGTACTTAacccatagagtggtggcaagttcctccagggatcacaacaattgaggagaggaaggaagagaaagaagagagcagagcaaaaagcacCCCcgtccccagcagctttcccatttatagtgaacgtgatgttaatgctatagaacacacctgtgggccagcctggggcagctgccctggctttcactgctaatggccttgatcaccatcccacagctggccacaaactgaaacaaaatgtaacagaaaagtgattctataaattttatccccacaaaaacAGGACAAATGTACATTACAGATGCTCTAGACTCACTGAGATCTGGAAATTGCCAGCTTCTTTCTGCGTAGTAAAAATTTTGCCTGGACAAAGACAAAGTGAGTGAAGATCCAAGATCTGACCTTGTGCTCGGCAATGCGTTTATATCAGCTAGA
This DNA window, taken from Nyctibius grandis isolate bNycGra1 chromosome 8, bNycGra1.pri, whole genome shotgun sequence, encodes the following:
- the CLDN16 gene encoding claudin-16, with protein sequence MRFFLQYVGCFFAFFSTGFLIVSTWTDCWMVNADDSLEVSTKCRGLWWECVTNVFDGIQTCDEYDSIFAEHPVKLVLTRAMMITADILAGFGFLFLVLGLDCVKFLPDEPLIKLRICLVSGVMLLIAGLPGITGSVWYAVDVYMERSSLLFHNVFLGIQYKFGWSCWLGMAGSLGCFLSGALLTCCTYLFRETSSGRLHSAYSLRKGYSSAATIVTNMHLPSSQTATAKMYAVDTRV